From the Hyphomicrobiaceae bacterium genome, the window AGCCCGGTGATGCCTTCGCTAAGCTTGCCTGACGTCTTGCCGAGACCGGCTTTGAGACGCTGGAACCATGTAAGTTTAGGAGCTGGCTGTTCAACAGGAGTAGGAGCGGCAGTGCTGGCCGCGGCCTCGGCAGGCGGCGGCGCGGGCGATGGTGCTTCTTGCTCTGGCGAAGCAAGTTGCGAAGCCTGCGCATCTTCCTGCTCCACCGCATCAACGGCGGCGCGGTTGGTCACAGACTCATGCCCCACAGTGTCTGGCGCGGGTGGGACTTGCACAGGAGCGTCTGGTTCGGTCGCCTCTTGCGTCTTACCGCCAAACAGGCGGCCAAAGAGACCTTTGCGTTTCGCTTCAGGTTCGCTCACGCCAAGACCTCACCAATCAATTTATCCCCATTACGCCCCGTGATGCGGGCCTTGACGATCTCGCCCGCAAGGAACGCCTCACGGCCTGAAACATCCACTTCAGCGAATTGCGGTGTGCGTCCGACGCAATCGCGCTCCATCAAGATCTCACAACGCTGCCCGGCTTGGGTGCTCAAATAGGTTTCCAGCACATCCGAGCCCTTGGCGCGCAATCGCGCGGCACGTTCCTTCACCGTCGTGCGCGCAACCTGCGGCATGCGCGCCGCCGGCGTACCTTTGCGAGGCGAAAACGGAAAAACGTGCAGGAAGGTCAAACCACACGCATCCACGATGTCGAGAGAGCGCGCGAACATCTCCTCCGTTTCGGTGGGGAAGCCCGCAATCAAATCCGCGCCGAACACGACGCCAGGACGCATACGGCGCACGTTCTCGCAGAAGCGGATCGCATCGTCGCGACCGTGGCGGCGTTTCATGCGCTTCAAGATCAGGTCGTCGCCCGCCTGCATCGACAGATGCAGATGCGGCATGAGGCGCTCTTCATCGGCGAAAGCAGCCAACAAATGCGGATCGGCTTCCACCTGATCGATGGAGGACAATCTAAGCCGCTTCAAGTCTGGCACGTGCCTGAGGATCTGACGCACGAGCTTGCCGAGCGTCATGTCGCCGGGCAGATCGGGGCCGTAGGATGTGATGTCCACGCCGGTCAGAACCACCTCTGGAAAGCCCTTTTCGACCAGGCGGCGGATCTCGCCCACCACCTCACCCGCAGGCACGGAGCGGGACGGACCGCGGCCATAGGGAATGATGCAGAACGTGCAACGATGATCGCAGCCGTTCTGAACCTGCACATAGGCGCGTGCGCGCGCGCCGAAACCGTCAATCATGTGCGAGGCTGTTTCGCGAACACTCATGATGTCGTCGACTTGGACGCGCTCGGTATCGGGCAGCATCAGCCCCGCAAACGTTTCCGCCTTCATCTTCTCGGCGTTGCCGATGACGTGATCGACCTCGTCCATCTCGGCGAAGCGTTCTGGTTCCACCTGCGCGGCGCATCCCGTAACGATGATGCGCGCATTGGGCTGCTCGCGGCGGATCCGGCGAATTGTCTGCGAGGCATTGCGGACGGCCTCGCTCGTCACCGCGCACGTATTGACGATCACTGCCTGCTCCAGCCCCGCCTCGCGCGCATGGCGACGCATCACTTCCGATTCGTAGGCATTGAGCCTGCAACCGAGCGTAATGACGGTAGGGTCTGAATTTTCAGATCTGGCAGTCACGTTTGGTCTGCTGGTTGGTGTTTCTTTCAGGGCTTTGCATTTCGACGCGAGGCCGCTCAGGCTGGTGCACGGGCCGACCGGCCCTGGCCCACAAATCCTTCGTACTCGAACTCGGTCGGGCCGGTCATCAATATACGGTTGTTGGCCGTCCACTCGATCTGAAGCGGTCCGCCGGGCAGCGTCACGGTGACCTTGCGGCCTGTAAGCTTCTTGCGGGCCGCCGAGACCGCCGCTGCACATGCGGCCGAGCCACATGCGCGCGTCAGCCCAGCGCCGCGCTCCCATGTCCGTAACGTAATGGCATCGTCCGCCGTCACGTGCGCAAGCGAGATGTTGGCGCGCTCGGGGAAGATCGGGTGGTTTTCCAGCATTGGACCCAGACGCCCCAGATCATGCGCCATCACATCGTCCACCCAGAAGATCGCGTGCGGATTGCCGACGTTGACGACCGAGGGCGAGTGGAGCACGGGGTTGTCGATCGGGCCAATCTGCAACTCGATGCCGCGGGTGTCGCGAAACTCCTCAGCCAGCGGGATGTCCTGCCAGTTGAACCGTGGTTCGCCCATGTCGACGGTTATGGTCGTGCCATCGCGCGCATCGATGTCGAGAAGTCCGGCGGACGTCTCGACCTTGAACTGTTTGTTGGCGCGGCCCTGCGCCATCCACCAGCCAACGCAGCGCATTCCGTTGCCGCAAGCTCCAGCCTCAGACCCATCAGCGTTGTAGATCCGCACGAAGGCATCGCTACTGTCCTTGCGGGGGCTATGGAGCACCATCATCTGATCGAAATGGGCGTCATTGTCGGCTGCGATGGCGCGGACTTCGTCCTCGGTAAAAACCTTTGAGGTTCCACGCAAATCCACGACGACGATCTCGTTCCCAAGACCATTCATCTTCACATATCTGAGAGGGGGCGCGCCGATCATGGGCTCTTATATGGCCGGGCATAGGCAAAAAACAATTGAAAGACGGCATGTGGCGTCGGGGCCGCCCCGCCTCAATGAGATCCGCCATTCGGCACAAGTCTGATGTAGCACAAAAGATTCATTGAACGTTCCGCCACTTGAGCGTTGCAATGCGATGCGGCATGTTGTCGTGATCCGGCCGGTCAATGTCTGACAATGTTTGAATTTGCGCCGCACCCTGCGCGGGGGGCGACGGAAAGATTAAAGAGAGAGGTCGCATGGTTATGGCTACTCAAGCCACGCAGCGGGCCGAGAGGGCCAGTTGGCCCGAGGTCAATCGGTTGACGCCGACTGACATCTTGGATGCGCTCGACCAGGGCATCCGCGATTTTCGCGCCGCTCCGAAATATGGATTGTTTTTCGGCGCATTCTACGCGCTCGCCGGCTGGCTGCTGATTAGCCTCGTCTACTATTTCGACCATCCCTATCTGGCCTATCCGATGGCCACGGGGTTTGCCCTGTTTGCACCGTTCGCGGTTACAGGCCTTTATGACGTCAGCCGCCGCCTTGAACGCGGCGAACCGCTATCGTGGCAGGCCGTTCTGGGCTCGGTCAAAGCGGTTTCAGGCCGGGAGCTGGGCTGGATGGCGGTTGTCACCGTCTTCACCCTCATCATCTGGCTCGACATCGCCGCGTTCTTGTTCTTCGCCTTCATGGGCTTTGGCGGAGGAACGTCGGATAACCTGATCAACGAGATCCTGACGACGTCGCGGGGCTGGGTCTTCCTGACCATCGGCAACCTCGTTGGCGCGGTCCTGGCGGGCATCGTATTTTCGTACTCGGCCGTTTCTTTCCCGATGCTTTTCGACCGCAACGTCGACTTCGTGACCGCGATGGTGACGAGCGTGAAAACTGTGCTGAAGAACCCGTGGGCGATGGCGATCTGGGCCATCATCATCGGAGTGCACTTGGCGTTGTCGCTGGTTTCCCTGTTCGCCGGCCTTATTGTCGTACTGCCGATCCTGGGCCACACGACCTGGCACATCTACCGCAAAGCGGTGGCCCCCGCGGAGGAAACGCGTGCCACCACGGCATCTTAGCCCGTTCCGACGGCGGGCGCGGCAGTTCGTCGGCCGCCCCGTCTATTACGTTCGGCAGCCGTCTGCCGCTGAACCGGCCGCTGGTTATTCTCCGGCAGCCGCAGGCCCTCCGCGTTCTATGCTGGGGTTGGCCTATACTGGGATCCGCCGTCCCTGCATCTGCGTCGGTTGCATTTTGCTTACGCCGCCAGAACGCTACCGCCAGCGCCGTGTCTTTGCCCTCGCACGCGCCTTTGAGCGTATGAAGGAAAAGCACCAAGGCGAGCACAACTGATGTTGCCGCGCATCGGTCGCAGACAATGTCCGTCGCTGTCTTGCTGAGCCTCGCAAAGCGGAGCAGGTTGCGAAAATTGCAGTTGCGCAACTCATGCGGCCCTAGATGAAAAAGTTTGTTCCAGCGTGCGCCCTGGCGCTTGGCGTGTCCTTGTGGAGCGCCTTCGTTGCCCCAGCGCAGGCCGATGATTTTCTCTACGCCTTCAAATTCGGTTTTCTGGCGCATGACGTCCCCGACCTGTGGAGCGGGTTCTCGGTCGAAGACCGTTGGGTCGACGTCAATTTCGAGGCCCAATTCAAGCCGGCGCTAATGGTGTTTGGCGGAGCCATCCGCCCTGTCGTCGGCGCCTCCATCAATACCAACGGCGACACCAGCCACGTTTATGCAGACGCCCGCTGGCAGATCGACTGTGACCGGCTGTTTTTCGGCATTGGCCTTGGCGCCGCCATCCACGACGGCGAAACCGGCCCACCCGATCCAAATGCTAAGTGGCTGGGATCTCGTGTTCTTTTTCACATTCCGGCTGAAGTCGGCATCCATCTGGACGAACACAACGACCTCTCCGTCTATTTCGAGCACACCTCCAACGCCTACACGATGGAGTATAACGAGGGCCTGGACCGTATCGGCGTTCGCTACGGCTATCGGTTCTGATGCCGCCGCGGCCGCCTGCGCATTGACTTCCTGGCCGCTTTCCCCCATACCACGGCCATTCCGACGGCCCTGACATCCAGAGCCGCCGCCTTGCACATGGGACTTCCCAAACGGAAGCGCCCGGGAGGCAAGGGGGTCAACATCCGGCAGCGCGAAGCGCTCCCGGGTGCGTTTTTGTTTTGCGCGTTGGGTTCAACCAGCGCGAGTGGAGCGACAAGAGTGCTGAAAGTTTGGGGCCGCACGACATCGGTAAACGTCCAGAAGGTCATGTGGACGATCGCGGAACTCGCAATTCCGCATGAGCGGATAGACGCTGGCGGCGCTTATGGCGTCGTCGATAAGCCCGAGTATGCGACCCTCAATCCCAACCGCCTCGTGCCGACGATGCAAGACGGCGACCTCACCCTTTGGGAAAGCGCTGCCATCGTGCGCTATCTGGCGCACAAGTACGGCGCTGGCGGCTTTCTGCCCGGCAGCGAAGCCGATATCGCGCGCGCCGACCAGTGGATGACCTGGGCCGACACGACGCTCTATCCGGATCTCATCGGGACGATCTTTCTCGGACTGGTCCGCACTCCGGCCGCCACCCGCAACAACGACGCCATCGCGGCAGCCGCGACGCGAGCGGGAGAAAGACTGGCCATCCTCGATGGCGTGCTGGCGGACCGCCCCTATATCCTGGGTGACGCGCTGACCATGGCGGACATCACCTCAGGCGCCTTGATGTATCGCTACTACGAGCTGCCGATTGCGCGGCCCAAGCTCCCCAATGTCGAAGCCTGGGCCGCACGCCTTGCAAAGAGGCCCGCATACGAGGCCCACGTCATGGTCGACTACAACGTTCTGCGCGTCGCAGGAGCGTAAGAGGGTTCATGTTCCAGACGTTGCAAGATCGCCTTTCGGGCGTCCTCGACAAGCTGACCGGGCGCGGCGCGCTCTCGGAGTCGGACGTCAACGATGCCATGCGTGAAGTTCGCCGCGCGCTGCTGGAAGCAGACGTGGCGCTCGACGTCGTCAAGGACTTCGTCGAGAAGGTGAAGGCCAAGGCTGTCGGCGCGGAGGTGCTTCGCTCGATCAAGCCCGGTCAGATGGTCGTCAAGATCGTCTATGACGAGCTGGCCGCAATGCTGGGATCAAATGCAGATCCCATTAGCCTCGCAGCTCAGCCTCCGGTCGGCATTCTCATGGTCGGCCTGCAGGGCTCAGGCAAGACGACGACGACTGCGAAAATCGCCTATCGGCTGACCAATCGCGACAAGAAGAAGGTGCTGATGGCGTCGCTAGATACGCGCCGCCCGGCCGCTCAAGAACAACTGCGCGTCCTTGGCGAGCAAACCAACGTTGCGACGCTCCCCATCATCGCTGGGCAGACACCGATCCAGATTGCGCGCCGGGCGGAAGAAGCTGCACGCAACGGCGGATATGACGTCGTGATCTTCGACACTGCCGGCCGCGTGACCGTCGATGAAGAGCTGATGGACGAGGTCGCGGACATCAAGACGGCGATGAAACCGCATGAAATCCTTCTCGTTGCCGACGCGCTTACCGGCCAGGATGCCGTCAACACCGCAAAGGCTTTCGACGGACGCATTGGCGTGACCGGCATCGTTCTCACCCGCGCGGACGGCGACGGCCGCGGCGGCGCCGCGCTTTCCATGCGCGCCGTCACCGGCAAGCCGATCAAGCTGCTCGGCGTCGGCGAAAAGTGGGATGCGCTGGAAGATTTTGATCCCAAGCGCATTGCCGGCCGCATCCTTGGTCAAGGCGACGTCGTCTCGCTCGTCGAGAAGGCCATGGAGACCATCGACGTCGAGAAGGCGACCAAGATCGCCGAGAAGATGAAGAAGGGCGCGTTCGACCTGGAAGACATGGCCGAACAGCTTCGCCAGATGGAAAAGCTCGGCGGCATGGGCGGCGTGCTGGGCATGTTGCCCGGCGTTGGAAAGCTCAAGGGCCAGATCAACGAGGCTGGCCTGGACAAGGCCCTCAAGCATCAGCGCGCCATCATTTCTTCGATGACGCCGAAGGAGCGGCGCAATCCCAAGGTGCTCGACGGCAAGCGCAAGCGGCGCATCGCAGCCGGCTCGGGCACCACGCCTGCGGACATCAACAAGCTGCTGAAAATGCACATGCAGATGGCCGACATGATGAAGCAGATGGGCCGCAACAAAGGCATGATGGGCAAGATGGCCTCTATGATGGGTCTACCCGGCGGCGGCATGGGCGGCGCACCCAGTGCCGACGAACTGGCCGCGATGCAAGCCGAACTATCGCGTCTCGATCCCAAGGCGCTTGAACAGCTGCCCGAGGACGCACGCCAGGAGCTTGAGCGGCTCAAGAGCGGCTCGGGCACACCTGCAAAGGGGCTGCCCGGCCTGGGTCTGCCAAAGGGAATACCCGGAATGGGCGGTGGCCTTCCGGGCTTAGGGGGGGGATTTCCGAAATTCCCCGCTCTTCCGAAAAAGAAAAAGTGACGACAGCACTGACGACTTGAAAATCTGAACTCGAACAACTCTGAACAAAGACAACCAGGAGAAGACAAATGGCAGTTAAGATCCGCCTTTCGCGCGGCGGTTCCAAGAAGCGCCCGTACTACTATGTCGTCGTGGCCCACGCCACGAGCCCGCGCGACGGCCGCTATATCGAGCAGATCGGCACCTTCAATCCGATGCTCAAAAAGGACGATCCCGAGCGCGCGAAGTTTCTGGAAGAGCGCGTGAAGCATTGGCTGTCAGTCGGCGCCCAGCCCACCGATCGCGTTCTGCGCCTGCTCGACGGCAAGGGCCTCGCCAAGCGCACCGCGACCAATAACCCGGAGAAGGCGAAGCCGAAGAAGAAGGCGCAAGAGCGCGCCGCGGCCGAAGCCGAGAAGGCAGCCAAGGCAGCCGAAGCAGCGTCTGCCGGTGGCGAAGCCGCGTAAGGCGACCACGGCGAACCCCCTGCTTTCGCATTAGAAAATTGAAGTGCCCCGGACACTTGTTCGAGGCACTTTTTGCATGCATTGTGCCTCGTATTTCTTATAGATTCGACCCCATGCCTGCGAAGGCGCTGTGGACGTCGCCTTGCATGAACCGAAACAATTTAAAGCCGACACTGAGTAAACTTGGCTTGAGTCAATCTGAGCTGGCTCAGTTACTTGACGTGTCCGCGCGCACAGTCAACCAATGGGCCAGAGGCGACAAGGTACTGCCTGGTGCTGTTGCCGGTTACCTCCGTCTGCTTCTCGCCACCGACGACAAAGTACGCGAGGCCGAACTGGAGAGGTTGCAAAACACTGAAAAGCGATTGGACGACGGCCTTTATCGCATCGGCTATCGCGCGCTGAATGATGAAGAGTACGATCATGCGCTGGCGGTTCTACGCAGCGGCAAGATCCTTGGCTCAGACCGCCACGGCACCGTATTCAACGGCCACTACCGCTTCGATCGCAGACGGGGGTTGAACATCATGACGATGACGCTCGATGTGCCTCCTGATGGAATACTGATTAACGGCCTTGAGGCCGGCCCCGAGGGAGCGCAATTCGACGTTACCTGCAATGTCGCCAAAGCCAATCCCGTTTCACGCTCCACCATCGACATCGCCGGGCAGCCCATCGTGGTCGAGTTGAGCTTCCTCGGCCCCTTGCCGAATTGATCTGCGCGGTGCATGACCGGCAACCATGACCAGCCAAGATGACAAGCCACCCACCCGCGTCCTGTTGGGCACCATCGCTACCGCGCACGGCATCCGGGGCGAGGTGATGTTGCGCACCTACACAAGCGATCCGGACGCCATTGCGGACTACGGCGCGCTCACCGACAAGTCCGGCAAGCGAACCTTCAAAATAAAATCCCTGCGGGTAACCCCCAAAGGCGTAATCGCGCGGATCGACGGCGTGGACGACCGCAATCAGGCTGAAGGCTTGCGTGGCACCGATCTTTATGTCTCGCGCGCCCAGCTTCCCGCCACCGAAGAGCAAGAATTCTATCACGCCGATCTCATCGGGCTCGAAGCGCGAAACGCCGGTGGCGCGGTCGTCGGCGAGATCGTGGCGGTGGCAAATTTCGGTGCCGGTGATCTGCTCGAAGTGCGAAAAGCAGGAACCAAGCAGACCGACTACGTTGCGTTTACCGACGCCAATGTTCCCCACATCGACGTCGCCGCCGGATATGTCGTGCTGGTCGAGCCCGAAATGATAGGGGAGGCCGAACCTGCCTCTGGAGAAGCCGCCGAGGACGGCGGCCACGGCGAAGAGGACAGTGGAGAAGACGTCTCCACATCATAGTCCGCAGCAGTCGTGGAAAGACGAAAGCCGCCCCGGAACGATCCGGAGCGGCTTCTTTGTCTTTAACGGTTAGCAGCCGACGATCAGCTCGCGAGCTGGCTTCCGATCGGCAACGAACGCAACCGCTTGCCCGTCGCGGCAAAGATCGCATTCGCGATGGCCGGTGAGATCGGCGGCACGCCGGGTTCACCCACGCCACCCAGCGGTGCGTCATAGCCTGTCGACTCGACGAGGTGGATCTTCACCTCACGCGGGGCGATGTCCATGCGCGCAAGCTCGTAGCTATCGAAGTTGGTCTGCTGAACAACGCCATTCTTGAACGTGATGTTCGAGTACATCGCCACCGAGATGCCCTGGATAATCGCGCCTTCCAACTGCGAGCGGATCCGCTCTGGATTGATATGCGCGCCGCAATCGATAGCCAGATCGACACGGGGGATCTTGATGCGACCGCCATCGCCGATCACAACCTCGACGACCGCGGCCGTGTACGACACGAACGAGCGGTGCGCCGCCAAGCCAAGTCCGCTGCCAGCCGGCATCTTGCGGCCCCAGCCTGCTTCCTTGGTCACGACGTCGATGACCTTCTTCAGCCGCGCCGTATCGATGGCGTAGACTTCCGGGTTTTCACCGTAGTTCCACCAAGGCTCGGTGGTCTTTGGGATCAGCTTGCGATCCGGTCCGATCACTTCAAGCAGGTAGTCCTTGTGATCGCGACCGGCAGCAGCGGCCAGTTCGGCCACAAACGACTGCAGCGCGAACGCATGCGGCACGTTCGTCACCGAACGGAACCAGCCAATGCGCGTGTGGGCCGCGGCTTCGCCGGTTTCAATACGCAAGTTGGGAATGTCGAATGGCGTATCGACCAGACCCAGTCCAAGCTCAAGCGCCGCCTGATGCTTCGGATCGGGCATGAACAGTGCGAAAATCGACGGCGCAGTGGAGCGGTGCAACCACGCCACCGGCTTTCCGTTCTCGTCGAGACCAGCCTCGATATGCTCCACCGAGGTGGTGTTGAGGTAGCCGTTGACCAAATCGTCTTCGCGCGTCCACTGCAACAGAACGGGCTTGCCGTCCATTGCCTTCGAGCACAGCGCCGCCTCGATGCAGAAGTCAGGTTTGGACTTGCGTCCGAATCCGCCACCGAGCAACGTGACATGCACCGTGACATCGTCGATCTTCATGCCGAGACGCTTGGAAACGCGATCCTTCGCAGCCTGCGGGCTCTGTACCGCGGTCCAGATCTCGCACTTGCCGTCTTTGATCTCGGCCACCGCGACGGGCGGCTCCATCGAGACGTGCGAATGATGCGGAATGTAGTATTCCGCCTCAACCTTGGACTTGGCGGTTTTCATCGCCGCATCGACGTCGCCGATCGAAAGCTCAACCTTGCCAGGCTTGCGACCCGCTTCTTCCATCGCTGCACGGTAGCTCGTGGTGGTGTAGACCGCGTTGGGGCCGTCATCCCACGTGATCTTAAGCGCCTCGCGGCCCTTCATCGCCGCCCAGGTGCTGGTCGCAATCACAGCCACGCCGCCGAGGTTCTGGAACTCAGTAGGGAACTTGGGCGGATCGAGCGAAATCACCTTCAGCACGCCTGGCACTTTGAGAGCTGCGCTGTCGTCCAGCGAAGCCACCTTGCCGCCGTAGACAGGCGGCCGTGCGATGACGGCATAGGACATGCCTTCGCGTCGAACGTCGGTGCCGTAGACGGCTGAGCCCGTGGTGATGCCCATGTTGTCGACGAGGTTGGTCTTGCCCTTGCCAATGTACCGGAACTTGGAAGGATCCTTCAGCTTCAAGGCGTCGTGCGCCGGTACCGGCTGCGCCGCCGCTTCCTTGGCCAACTCGCCAAAGCCAGCCTTCTTGTCGCTTCCTTTGTGGACGACCTCGTGATTGACGACCTCAACCTCTGCGACGGGAACGCCCCACTTCGCGGCAGCGGCCGCTTCGAGCATCTGACGTGCAGCGGCACCGATGCGACGCAGCGGCATGAAGTGGTGACGCAGAGAGCGCGAACCGTCGGTATCCTGGTTGCCGTACTTGACCTCGTCGCCATCTGCCTGGACGACCTTCACGCGGGCCCAGTCAGCATCCATTTCGTCGGCAATGACCATCGGCACGCTGGTGCGAACGCCTTGGCCCATTTCCGAACGGATGCATAGGATGGAAACGACCCCATCCTCTCCGATCGAGACGAACAGCGTGGGATCGTCGCGCAGACCGTGAGGCATGCCATCGCCACCCCACTTGGGCTCTTCTGGCTTGGCCTCTTCGGCAAACACGGGAAGACCGGTTGCGAGAACAAGAACGCCGGCGCCAAATCCTAGCGACACGGCGCGGCGGGAGACGTTCAGAACGTCCGTCGTTGCTTTGCGATCAATGATCATGGAACCCCTCCTCACGCTTTCTCAGATGCGAGCTTGATAGCCGCACGAATGCGCGGGTACGTGCCGCAGCGACAGACATTGCCGCTCATCAGAGCTTCTATGTCTTCATCGGTGGGTTTGGGCTTCTCATTCAACAGCGCGGCAGCCTGCATGATCTGACCGCACTGGCAATAGCCGCACTGGGCGACGTTCAGCTCGCGCCATGCAGCCTGAACCGGATGGTTGCCGTCAGGCGAAAGTCCTTCGATCGTCGTGACCTTCTTGCCGGACGCATCGGCGAGCGTCATCTGGCAGGAACGGACGGCTTCACCGTCCACGTGGACAGTGCAAGCGCCGCACAATGCAATACCGCATCCGTACTTTGTACCGGTCAAGTTCTGCACATCGCGCAGATACCAGAGCAGCGGCATCTCGGGATCGCCGTCGAAGCTCTGCTCCTTGCCGTTGATATTCAGTTTGATCATGATTTCCTCCGAAGGGAAATTCGGTTTGTCCGAACTTCGATTTGTTCAGGCCGAAGCGCACGCGAAAAGCCTGCTTCGCTGGTGGTCAGAAAAGCCAACCACCGACGATTTTGCAAGCTAGTCTTCCAACCATTTCGCTTGCCGTATGGCTGGTTTTGCTCATGTTTGGGGGTATTTTCGCGCGTCGCTCGGGTATGGCTGGCGCGCATGAGTGCTATGCAGCAAGCCCCCCCCATCCGTTTGGGGGAGGTCGAGCACCGGTTGCCTACTCAATCTTCCCGCGGCGCTTCGCAATAAGGTCGGGGCGGCGCTTTTCGGTTAGTTCAAGGGCCTGCTGACGGCGCCATTCGGCAATCTTCTTATGGTCGCCGGAGAGGAGGACGTCGGGAATGGCGTGGCCTTCCCATTCGCGGGGCTTTGTATAGTGCGGGTGCTCCAAAAGGCCGTCTTCGAAGCTCTCATGAGCCGCACTCTCGCTCTTACCCAACACGCCGGGAATCAGACGCACGCAGGCATCTATAAGAACCATCGCCGCCAAGTCGCCGCCTGACAGCACGTAATCGCCAATCGAGACTTCTTGCATTGCGCGGGCTGCGATGATGCGCTCATCGATGCCTTCAAACCGTCCTGAGAGCAGAACGACCCCCGGCCCCGCCGACAGCTCGCGTACGAAGTCCTGGTCCAGTGTCCTTCCACGGGGCGAAAGATAGATGACGGGAGAGTTGGGATTATCAGCGCGCGCGTGATCGATGGCCGGACCCAGAACATCGGCACGCAATACCATTCCCGCACCACCTCCGGCCGGCGTATCGTCAACCTGCGCGTGGCGGCCAAGACCGAAGTCGCGGATCTGATGCGTGTTGAGCGCCCACAACCCCGCCGCGAGCGCCTGTCCCACCAACGACAAGCCCAATGGGCCTGGAAACATTTCCGGAAAGAGCGTGAGCACGCTCGCCCGCCAAGGCATTCGGCCATCATTGGTGGGAAAGTGCGCCATAGAGTTCAATCGGATCCAGAACCGCGAAACGCAGCGGCAAAAAGGGCTTGCATCTACGTCCAAGTTTAACCAGCGAAGCGATGCCGGCGGCGTTAAAGCGCGTTAACCGTTTGAATGGTTAACGCTGGTTAGCCCGAGCTTCGAACCGACCGCCGCTCCCGACAGGCCGGACTAGCTTTAGACACCCTCCACAACGGTCATATCGAGGTGCCCAGCGCCCTGCCGCAGCACCTTGGCAGCCGCATACTCCTCGCTCTTCGCGTAGCCCAGGGCGTGCTCGTAGGTCGGAAATTCAAGGACCGCATTTCGTTGCGAACCGGTTCCCTCGACCGTCTCGCACCGCCCCCCGCGCACGATGGGCGTGCCTTGGTACTTCTCCAACGCAGCTTTGGACTTTGCGACGTACTCGCCCCATTTAGCAGGGTCCGTCACCGTGGCGCGGACGATTACGTAGCCTTTGGACATATTTGCTTCCCTTTAGGTTCACGTTAACGAATCGAATTTCAGACTGAGGCCAAGGCCGCAAGGGCGTGCGTTGAGTGAGTTTTCTACTCGTTCATACGGCTGCACCCCCGAAACGTCACTAAGCCTGAGAGACTGCCAATGAATGCCCCGACGACCATCGACATCCGCGAAACCCTACGACAAGCTTCGGAAGACGAAGTTTGGGTAAAGGGCCACATCGTCCCGGGAACTGATCCCGCAGTTCTGCGCAAAGATGACTATGGCTGGTGGATTCGCCGGTCCGAGTTGAACAACGGCTCCTCACAGCAGGGTTGGTGCGTTGGCTTGATCCTCCCCGCTCATCTAGGCGGAAGGAACGTCGCGCGCAACATGCGTCCTCTGAATATGAGTAACGTCAACGCCTCCGACTGGATCGAAGACATCAAGATCCGGGCGTGAGCGGTGCCCTCGCGGGGCTGTCTTCAAGATATCATTCGCTCAGAGGGCGCACGCCTGCGAATGTGGC encodes:
- a CDS encoding helix-turn-helix domain-containing protein — encoded protein: MNRNNLKPTLSKLGLSQSELAQLLDVSARTVNQWARGDKVLPGAVAGYLRLLLATDDKVREAELERLQNTEKRLDDGLYRIGYRALNDEEYDHALAVLRSGKILGSDRHGTVFNGHYRFDRRRGLNIMTMTLDVPPDGILINGLEAGPEGAQFDVTCNVAKANPVSRSTIDIAGQPIVVELSFLGPLPN
- the rimM gene encoding ribosome maturation factor RimM (Essential for efficient processing of 16S rRNA), producing MTSQDDKPPTRVLLGTIATAHGIRGEVMLRTYTSDPDAIADYGALTDKSGKRTFKIKSLRVTPKGVIARIDGVDDRNQAEGLRGTDLYVSRAQLPATEEQEFYHADLIGLEARNAGGAVVGEIVAVANFGAGDLLEVRKAGTKQTDYVAFTDANVPHIDVAAGYVVLVEPEMIGEAEPASGEAAEDGGHGEEDSGEDVSTS
- a CDS encoding molybdopterin cofactor-binding domain-containing protein, whose protein sequence is MIIDRKATTDVLNVSRRAVSLGFGAGVLVLATGLPVFAEEAKPEEPKWGGDGMPHGLRDDPTLFVSIGEDGVVSILCIRSEMGQGVRTSVPMVIADEMDADWARVKVVQADGDEVKYGNQDTDGSRSLRHHFMPLRRIGAAARQMLEAAAAAKWGVPVAEVEVVNHEVVHKGSDKKAGFGELAKEAAAQPVPAHDALKLKDPSKFRYIGKGKTNLVDNMGITTGSAVYGTDVRREGMSYAVIARPPVYGGKVASLDDSAALKVPGVLKVISLDPPKFPTEFQNLGGVAVIATSTWAAMKGREALKITWDDGPNAVYTTTSYRAAMEEAGRKPGKVELSIGDVDAAMKTAKSKVEAEYYIPHHSHVSMEPPVAVAEIKDGKCEIWTAVQSPQAAKDRVSKRLGMKIDDVTVHVTLLGGGFGRKSKPDFCIEAALCSKAMDGKPVLLQWTREDDLVNGYLNTTSVEHIEAGLDENGKPVAWLHRSTAPSIFALFMPDPKHQAALELGLGLVDTPFDIPNLRIETGEAAAHTRIGWFRSVTNVPHAFALQSFVAELAAAAGRDHKDYLLEVIGPDRKLIPKTTEPWWNYGENPEVYAIDTARLKKVIDVVTKEAGWGRKMPAGSGLGLAAHRSFVSYTAAVVEVVIGDGGRIKIPRVDLAIDCGAHINPERIRSQLEGAIIQGISVAMYSNITFKNGVVQQTNFDSYELARMDIAPREVKIHLVESTGYDAPLGGVGEPGVPPISPAIANAIFAATGKRLRSLPIGSQLAS
- a CDS encoding (2Fe-2S)-binding protein encodes the protein MIKLNINGKEQSFDGDPEMPLLWYLRDVQNLTGTKYGCGIALCGACTVHVDGEAVRSCQMTLADASGKKVTTIEGLSPDGNHPVQAAWRELNVAQCGYCQCGQIMQAAALLNEKPKPTDEDIEALMSGNVCRCGTYPRIRAAIKLASEKA
- the trmD gene encoding tRNA (guanosine(37)-N1)-methyltransferase TrmD, which translates into the protein MPWRASVLTLFPEMFPGPLGLSLVGQALAAGLWALNTHQIRDFGLGRHAQVDDTPAGGGAGMVLRADVLGPAIDHARADNPNSPVIYLSPRGRTLDQDFVRELSAGPGVVLLSGRFEGIDERIIAARAMQEVSIGDYVLSGGDLAAMVLIDACVRLIPGVLGKSESAAHESFEDGLLEHPHYTKPREWEGHAIPDVLLSGDHKKIAEWRRQQALELTEKRRPDLIAKRRGKIE
- a CDS encoding DUF1330 domain-containing protein, with translation MSKGYVIVRATVTDPAKWGEYVAKSKAALEKYQGTPIVRGGRCETVEGTGSQRNAVLEFPTYEHALGYAKSEEYAAAKVLRQGAGHLDMTVVEGV